A window of the Arachis duranensis cultivar V14167 chromosome 5, aradu.V14167.gnm2.J7QH, whole genome shotgun sequence genome harbors these coding sequences:
- the LOC107489245 gene encoding uncharacterized protein LOC107489245 — translation MGVTPFHRSILEVRLPKHFDKPTDMRYDGTQDPLEHLTAFEARMNLEGVGDEVRCRAFPVTLAGPAIRWFNGLPQGSIYNFSDISRAFLAQFTTRIAKAKHPINLLGVTQRQGEPTRRYLDRFNDECLEIDGLTDSVASLCLTNGLLNENFRKHLTTKPVWTMHEIQTVAKEYINDEEVSRVVAANKRQSGYNQARQPGDGERAKEKARDEASNKAPRPFPRVGKFTNYTPLTLPIVEVYQQIAEKGILPKPRPLKDRTGGNKNLYCDYHKGYGHQTQDCFDLKDALEQAIREGKLAAFSHLIREPRRRYRDQDEEGKTRSAKRRQEPEDRDHGLTVINVVTAKNAAPKSRSAHKKDAKVLTISSPPAQGSKKPPSISFGPEDQWFSDAPENPPMVITARVGTGLVKRILVDTGADSNIMFRNVFDALGLKDADLTTHQHGGLSG, via the coding sequence ATGGGTGTCACCCCGTTCCACCGATCCATCCTCGAAGTCCGGTTGCCGAAACACttcgacaaaccaacggacatgaggtatgaCGGAACTCAAGACCCTCTAGAACACCTCACGGCCTTCGAGGCCAGGATGAATCTAGAGGGAGTAGGGGACGAAGTAAGATGCCGCGCCTTCCCGGTAACTCTAGCAGGACCAGCGATCAGATGGTTTAACGGCCTCCCTCAAGGCTCCATCTACAATTTCTCAGACATCAGCCGTGCATTCCTGGCCCAATTTACAACGCGAATAGCAAAGGCCAAGCATCCTATCAACCTTCTAGGGGTAACCCAAAGACAAGGAGAGCCGACCAGGAGGTACTTGGATCGGTTCAACGACGAATGCTTGGAAATCGACGGCTTAACCGACTCGGTGGCCAGTCTCTGCCTGACAAACGGCCTCCTCAACGAGAACTTCCGAAAACACCTTACCACGAAACCGGTTTGGACAATGCATGAAATCCAGACGGTGGCCAAAGAGTACATAAACGACGAGGAAGTCAGCCGGGTCGTGGCCGCCAATAAGCGGCAATCCGGTTACAACCAGGCTCGGCAGCCAGGCGACGGCGaaagagcaaaagaaaaagccagGGACGAGGCATCAAACAAGGCACCTAGACCGTTCCCTCGGGTCGGAAAATTTACTAACTACACTCCACTCACTCTCCCCATCGTGGAAGTTTATCAGCAAATAGCTGAGAAGGGAATCCTTCCGAAGCCCCGACCACTCAAGGACCGTACGGGAGGAAACAAGAACCTTTATTGCGATTACCACAAGGGTTACGGCCATCAAACGCAGGACTGTTTCGACCTAAAAGATGCATTGGAACAGGCAataagggaaggaaagctagctGCGTTCTCCCATCTCATCAGGGAGCCGAGGAGACGTTATCGCGATCAAGACGAGGAAGGCAAGACCCGTTCGGCCAAGCGGCGACAAGAACCCGAGGACAGAGACCACGGCCTCACTGTGATAAACGTGGTAACGGCAAAAAACGCTGCGCCAAAATCCAGGTCGGCACACAAGAAAGACGCTAAGGTCCTGACGATCTCGTCCCCGCCGGCGCAGGGCTCTAAAAAACCTCCATCCATTTCTTTCGGCCCCGAAGACCAATGGTTCAGCGACGCCCCGGAAAACCCCCCCATGGTCATAACGGCCAGAGTGGGAACCGGCCTCGTCAAACGGATCCTTGTCGACACGGGAGCTGATTCAAATATCATGTTCCGCAACGTGTTCGACGCACTAGGGCTAAAGGATGCCGACCTGACGACTCACCAGCACGGTGGGTTATCGGGTTAG